From a region of the Nonlabens sp. Hel1_33_55 genome:
- a CDS encoding aminotransferase class V-fold PLP-dependent enzyme: MLDIKKIRADFPILNREVNGKPLVYFDNAATSQKPLQVIEKITEYYTLYNANIHRGVHALSQEATDLFEASREKCRAFFNIPEARLCIFTSGNTHSINAVASGAHVFVKKGDEVIVSAVEHHSNIVPWQMLCERVGAFLKVIPVMDNGELDMKAYHDLLNPKTAFVVVNHISNALGVTNPVKEIIAGAHKHQAKVLIDGAQSCGHMKVDVQDLNADFYTMAGHKMCGPTGIGLLYGKEEALNELPPYQGGGEMIDQVSFERTTYAGLPHKFEAGTPNIAGGIALGAAVDYLNSIGMDNIAEYEHELLVYGTEQIKTIPGAIIYGDVADKAAVISFNIEGLHPYDIGTIVDKLGIAVRTGHHCAQPVMERYQIAGTIRASFAFYNTKQEIDVMVQALHRAVKMLS; encoded by the coding sequence ATGCTAGACATCAAAAAAATACGTGCCGATTTCCCCATTCTTAACCGTGAGGTAAACGGTAAGCCATTGGTTTATTTTGACAACGCAGCGACTTCTCAAAAGCCATTGCAAGTGATTGAAAAAATCACTGAATACTATACACTTTACAATGCAAACATCCATCGCGGTGTTCATGCATTGAGTCAGGAAGCCACAGATCTTTTTGAAGCGTCAAGAGAAAAGTGTCGTGCCTTTTTCAATATACCAGAAGCTAGGCTTTGCATTTTCACTTCAGGAAATACGCATAGTATTAACGCAGTAGCTAGTGGAGCCCATGTTTTTGTAAAGAAAGGTGATGAAGTCATTGTAAGTGCCGTAGAGCATCATTCTAACATTGTTCCATGGCAGATGTTGTGTGAGCGCGTTGGGGCTTTTCTTAAGGTGATTCCGGTAATGGATAATGGTGAGTTGGATATGAAAGCATATCACGATCTGCTGAATCCCAAAACAGCCTTTGTTGTTGTCAATCATATTTCAAATGCTTTGGGTGTTACCAATCCTGTAAAGGAAATCATAGCTGGCGCACACAAGCATCAAGCGAAAGTCTTGATCGATGGTGCACAATCCTGTGGTCACATGAAAGTAGATGTTCAAGACCTCAACGCAGATTTCTATACCATGGCAGGACATAAAATGTGTGGCCCAACGGGAATTGGTTTGCTTTATGGAAAAGAAGAAGCGCTCAATGAATTGCCGCCTTATCAAGGTGGTGGCGAGATGATCGACCAAGTAAGTTTTGAAAGAACCACTTACGCAGGATTACCACATAAATTTGAAGCTGGAACGCCTAACATTGCTGGTGGGATTGCACTAGGAGCAGCGGTAGATTACCTCAACAGTATAGGCATGGATAACATTGCCGAATATGAGCATGAACTACTGGTTTATGGAACAGAGCAAATCAAAACCATTCCAGGAGCTATCATCTATGGCGATGTAGCTGACAAAGCGGCGGTCATTTCGTTCAATATAGAAGGCCTGCATCCCTATGACATTGGAACTATAGTAGACAAGTTGGGAATTGCCGTTCGTACCGGTCATCACTGTGCCCAGCCTGTTATGGAGCGCTACCAGATCGCTGGAACCATCAGGGCTAGCTTTGCTTTTTACAATACCAAACAGGAGATTGATGTTATGGTACAAGCTTTGCATCGTGCAGTAAAGATGTTATCTTAA